The genomic interval GAACACCTTGCTGTACTCCACCTCTTTTAGGGGGTTGTGTATGTCCCCAGCTTTTAGCCTGATCTCAGCTGTCATTTCCAACATGCAAGTGTGTAATAAAAACTTGTCGGCCGTGCGTGACATTAAATGCTTGACctgactttttttaattaattaatttatttatttattaaagatttctgtttcttccccgccaccgcctcccatttccctccccctcccccaatcaagtccccctcccttgtcagctcaaagagcaatcagggttccctgccttttGTCGGTCCCAGGAGGAGGTACCTCAGCAGACAGGAAAGCTGGGGAGCAAATGGATGTACAAGACTTTCCTCCCTCCTAGCTTCTGGCCAGACAGATTGGGTCCAGCAGGGGGAGCCCACTGGCTAGAGTTGACCCTTACTGGGCAGTGGAGGCCAGTTCCGGGcggcctcttcttcctcccccttcctcctcttgggTGGCTTCCCAGTGAAACTGTGGTTGATAACCATGGCCTCTCCCGGGTCCTGCACGTGTTTGCACTCTcggttcctcctcctcctccttctagcaGCTCCTGCAAGCTTGCAGCTGCCTTGCTTGGGATTCCCTGGGGCAGCTGGGTCTCTCGAGCCAACCAGGCCTTCAGCTTAGGGTGACATGTACTGTCTCCTTGGAGGATTCCTGCAGAGATCATTCTAGGGCATGTGAAACACAGAGACCCCATGGAAGGAAGTTCAGCAGTAGCatgtttgtctagcatgtgtaCATTCAGTCCTTAGCATTGTGTCtggcagaggggagggggcaTAAACCAAGTGGTATGgttcatgcctctaatcccagttcttgggaggctaGGACAGGAGGATTgtaatgagtttgaggtcagcctgggctgcatagtgagttccaagccaacttGGGCTGCACTGTGAGCGcctgtctctaaaaagcaaaaccaaacgcGAGTCTATACCCAGTACCCATCTTCATTTCCTGTCTGGAATTAGGTACTCCCTTCAGGATGGCTCTTAGAGGCTACCCAGACTCTAGGCTCACAGGTTGACTCTCCCATGGGTTCCAGAGCTTTTACATTCCCCTTGGCGGCTGTCACCTCCCAGTGGCCTAAGACCTAAATGCTGTCCTGTCTCATCTCCCATGGCATTCTGCAGAGGGCAACTGTTCCTGCCCCTGCCACCCCAGCACACAATAGAAGAGGTTCAAGAATGGAAGGTGCTGGGGTGTGGGGCATCATGGGTCACACAGACAGACCAGCTCTCTCTTTAACCAAGTGCCTGGCCAAGGGTTGGTAGCTTAACTAACCTCTCTCACCCTCTGATAACTCCACCAGAAAATGGAGCTGACAGCAGTACCCGGCTCCATGATGGGGTCAGGGAGGACTAGGGAGACGGCCTGCTGTGAGCAGTGTGTGTGGTAAGCTAACAGCAAGGTTGCAAGGTTGGGGGGCATCTCAGCTCTTTGTGGGAGACTTTATGAATTGAGTAACATACCTAGAAagttctgggaagaagggggGTGCAAAAGGCTGAGGTAAAGGCAGGGCCCCTCAGTCTATTTTCTGTTcagctcctgctctgcctcccttaTCCCCTGAGTTCCCCTGGCCTGGGCGAGGCACCTGACAAAGGTCTCCTTGTATAGGTCTGTTTGTTTTGGCAATAGACTTCCTCAGCAACAGCTCCCTAGGGTGGGGTGGCCCTGCAGACTTTGAGGCACTGACCTTGAAGCTGTTGAACCACATAGCTGAGTGGCCACCTTGGTCTTTCCCACCGTGAGCTCCAGGgatttgactgatttttttttttctttagttctcaGGTCCCATGGCTTGAGTAAGAACCAGACTTGACATGACAGGGTGAGAACTCTCCCCTGCTTCTTTAACTAAAGTGGTGGGGATGGTGGCATTCtgtaagagaaggaagaggaagggaaccaCCTGAGACTCTGAGTTTCCTGAGATGGGGCCTTCCAGTataccccaggctgacctttgaACTGCAATCCCCCTGCAGCAAGAGTTGAGATTTGCCCTCACACCTGGCTTTACAGATAAGTCTCTCTATAAAATGTCCCCAGACTCAGCAGGCTACTCGGTGGCACCAGAATTTAAACCTTGGTCCCAAGCTGAACCACTGAGAACTACAGAGTCCTGGGGCCGGTTGCTGAAGTTCAAACCCACTCTCTTAGAGCCCCCACAACTTCTCGTTGTCCAgggggtgtctgtctccttcctttctcccctggcATATGAAGCCTAGCTTGATGATGGAATTACTGACACAGCTTCTACACTGTCACACTTGGGGTCCCTTCCTGAAGTTTGAAGAGCCCACATGAAAGTAGGGACGTGGCCATCCCCAGACACGTGAGATAAAAGCATAAAGCATAGATACCTCTGGTTTCTCAGCACTGTTTATTACTAGGTAAAGCCTACCACGACTTTCCCAACAAAATTCAAGGCTCCAGGATTGAGTTCTGGGGCGGATCCATCTTAAATACTATCGGGGAAGGTGTAGAGGAAACCAGGAAACCCATCCATTCCTCCAGTTTGGACCCTTGGACCAGTGAGGCTTCTCTTTCGGGGTAGTTATTCAGCACCCACACATGTGCTGGTCAAGGCAATAACTCGGGGATTTCTGATTTGGCCTTCTGTTGCACCCTAGGGAGTGCTCGTATCTTTTGCTGCTCCACTCTGAGGAGCGAAGTTCCAGGAGGTTTACCCCTTGAATTCAGAGGTGATCTCAAGTTCAACAGCTCCGCCTCTGGCACCAAGGAAACCTCTTATCACGTGACTTCTGGAAACTCTGCTCTTCTAGGATTGGTCTGGGGGGAACAAGTCACTGCTAGAGAAAGTAGAGGGAGCAGCGATCCAAACTCACCCTTGACCCTGTGCCCAGGGAGGGGGTGGAGTCTGCCAGGCTCCCTGTCTACTCGCTGCCTTGCCGCCTCCCAGTGAGCCAAGCTGCTTTGCCAAGGACAGCTGTACTTGTAGGCGGCCATTTTTCATCCTAGACCGGAGTGCCTTTGTTTGTGATCACGGGGAGGAGGGCCCTGGGATCTCCCAGGCCCTTCGTAAATCTGGGGCACATAAATACAAACCTAAGAACCAGGTGCTCCTGCCAGCAGGCATCACCTGCCACCATGGCATCAACTATGACCAAAGAGGCCAGCGTGGCAAGCTCCTGCCTCAGACCCCACCAGTGGCAGGGGGCAGGGAGGCGCTAGTGTCCTCCTGGGCTGCCTTCATTGTCCTTTGTCCTCCCTGTCGTCAAAGAGGTTGGGGTTCTCTGCCAACATGGCCCggactttcttcttttccttaaagCGGCCTGAGTTGGAGACTTTGACGTGCTTGCCTTTGGTGTTCTTGTCCACAATCTTCTCCAGGCGGGTGTTAAAGTCGCTGTGAGGACTTCCGGCGTCCGGGCTCGGGGACTCCGCACCTCCCTCCGTTTGGGCGTAAGAGTCAGGGATTTCATAGAGCACTTTGGGGGTGGACTTCTTCTTCCGGAGGAAAGTCAGCTTCCACCAACCGACTTCAGTCATGGCGGTCCGGAGGCCCTGGCAGGGTTTTCTGCAGGACCAAGCAGGAAAGACAAAGGTCACTGGGTGGAGGGGATGGGCACTTGGACTAGGTTTCATTCACAGTTAGTGGCTGTTTCAAGAACTGTCAGGTGTGCTGGTTAATGCCTAGAACAGCACAGAGGCTGAGGTGGAAGGGCTggaaattggaggccagcctgggctatatagtgaggccccgactcaaaaaaaaaaaaaaagtaaagaaagaattgAAGGGTTGAAGGTAGGACTGAAGGGTTGGGAAAAGAGCCTCCAGGGCCACCATCAATGGGAACGACACTGAGCCAGGCGATGGGAGAGAGGGACAACCCTACCCCACCGCCTCACAAAGCTGTGGAGAGAGCTCTGAGGTCCTTCCTTCCAAGCCTTCAGGCTACAGGCTATGGAAACCCCTTACCTAGTCACGCATATCTTGGTCTGTGGCACCATGACCAAGTCCTTCCCACCCTGCCCAGTGTTGGCAGACCACTGACAGGCCACGCTTGCAGAAACACCCTGTGTTTTGCTTGGAACTCAGGACAAAATTAAATAGAATTTGTGATAGTTCTAGCCATTTGTCCTTCCCAACAGTGACGAGCATACGCCTTTCCTGAGGAGAGGCCCGGGAGCCGCAGTCTTGAGAAGATCTGACTTCGACCAAGttacttctctgggcctcagggTCCTTATCCGTCCCATCCAGGCCTAACACT from Microtus ochrogaster isolate Prairie Vole_2 unplaced genomic scaffold, MicOch1.0 UNK31, whole genome shotgun sequence carries:
- the Prr15l gene encoding proline-rich protein 15-like protein, encoding MTEVGWWKLTFLRKKKSTPKVLYEIPDSYAQTEGGAESPSPDAGSPHSDFNTRLEKIVDKNTKGKHVKVSNSGRFKEKKKVRAMLAENPNLFDDREDKGQ